From a single Candidatus Cloacimonadota bacterium genomic region:
- a CDS encoding cyclic nucleotide-binding domain-containing protein gives MNAKKDQNQRIGLFDGLDQDVVENFTQELNRLKLKKGESLALDYDGEQALYLIEKGRLEVALKNATRGEAEPALIVGAGEFCGELALLSETSGTATATALEPSELLEIPHDKFSQLSFSQPAVMLNVIRALSARLRETNLKFSDLMGDMIQRNRLTAIGMTASKIIHDIKTPLTVISLTAQLLESLYPDASEFTQSIVQQTKLVDELVREVLDYVKGTPNTIIHRKVDMNNFLMELKETYGASLRGRNISLKIDNNCFDPVYFDEERIRRVITNLLRNSSEAMDDTGEISIIASLASNWLQISVIDNGPGIPESVATQLFKPFFTYNKPNGTGLGLPICQKLVQEHNGRMEYSPVKPHGSRFDIRLPQNIPLEISH, from the coding sequence ATGAATGCTAAAAAGGACCAGAATCAGCGCATAGGCTTGTTTGACGGACTGGACCAGGACGTGGTGGAAAATTTCACACAGGAACTGAACCGGCTGAAACTGAAGAAAGGAGAGAGCCTGGCCCTTGATTATGACGGGGAACAGGCCCTGTACCTGATCGAAAAAGGCCGCCTCGAAGTGGCGCTGAAGAATGCCACAAGAGGCGAAGCCGAGCCAGCCCTGATCGTGGGCGCGGGGGAATTCTGCGGCGAACTGGCCCTGCTGAGCGAAACTTCCGGGACAGCCACAGCCACAGCGCTTGAGCCCTCCGAACTGCTGGAAATTCCTCACGATAAGTTCAGCCAGCTCAGTTTTTCCCAGCCTGCCGTGATGCTCAACGTGATCCGCGCCCTTTCCGCCAGGCTGCGCGAAACCAACCTCAAGTTTTCCGACCTCATGGGTGACATGATCCAGCGCAACCGCCTCACCGCCATCGGCATGACCGCCAGCAAGATCATTCACGACATCAAAACGCCCCTCACTGTGATCTCGCTCACAGCCCAGCTGCTGGAATCCCTCTATCCGGATGCCTCGGAATTCACCCAAAGCATTGTGCAGCAAACCAAACTGGTGGATGAATTGGTGCGCGAGGTGCTGGATTACGTGAAAGGCACCCCCAACACGATCATTCATCGCAAGGTGGACATGAACAATTTCCTGATGGAACTGAAGGAAACCTACGGGGCTTCGCTGCGCGGACGCAACATCTCCCTCAAGATTGACAACAACTGCTTCGATCCCGTCTATTTCGACGAAGAGCGCATCCGCCGCGTGATCACGAACCTGCTGCGCAACAGCTCGGAAGCCATGGATGACACGGGCGAGATCAGTATCATCGCCTCCCTTGCCTCAAACTGGCTGCAGATCAGCGTGATCGACAACGGCCCCGGCATCCCCGAAAGCGTGGCCACCCAACTCTTCAAGCCCTTCTTCACCTACAACAAACCCAACGGCACCGGCCTCGGCCTGCCCATCTGCCAAAAACTGGTGCAGGAACACAACGGGCGCATGGAATATTCGCCGGTGAAACCACACGGCTCCCGCTT
- a CDS encoding ABC transporter permease, producing the protein MLKFLLKGVFRDRHRYLFPLLIVSTGVFIIVFFQAFLRGYMGSFIRQTSGFETGHLKVVTRAYADLIGQKPYDLGFVNVEDQMRAWSEAHPQLDWAQRIHFTALLEVPGAGGGTREQGEIAGFASDLIGSAAERRRMGLEKGLVEGRIPSRPNEILVSDKALKRLQLKLGDPVTLIGTDVNGVLTRAAFTVSGTVRFGVEALDRGAVIADLADVRAMLNMPGGASEILAFLKDDNYEPARVEALRDSFNLRFSQANDQASPRMLTMGEQNDLGFLLAMMGSVFGVMSFVFIFILGIVLWNSGLMNGIRRYGEFGVRLAVGESKHHLYRSLLLEALIIGVIGTLIGILLGVAGNWYFNLHGLDTTVFARNTTLMTEDVVYTELRFADALASLIPGVLSTLLGAALAGRAIYRRQTSQLFKELET; encoded by the coding sequence ATGCTTAAGTTTCTGCTCAAGGGTGTGTTCCGAGACCGCCACCGCTACCTTTTTCCCCTGCTGATCGTGAGCACCGGCGTCTTTATCATCGTGTTCTTTCAGGCCTTTCTGCGCGGCTACATGGGTAGCTTCATCCGCCAGACCTCCGGTTTCGAGACCGGCCACCTCAAGGTGGTCACCCGCGCCTACGCGGACCTCATCGGCCAAAAACCTTACGATCTGGGTTTCGTGAACGTTGAGGACCAGATGCGGGCCTGGAGCGAAGCCCATCCGCAGTTGGACTGGGCGCAGCGGATCCATTTCACAGCACTTTTGGAGGTGCCCGGCGCTGGGGGTGGGACCCGCGAACAGGGCGAGATCGCCGGCTTTGCCAGCGACCTGATCGGCTCCGCTGCCGAACGCCGGAGGATGGGCTTGGAAAAGGGCCTGGTGGAGGGCCGGATACCTTCCCGGCCCAACGAGATCCTGGTCAGCGACAAGGCCCTCAAGAGGCTGCAGCTCAAGCTGGGTGATCCTGTTACCCTGATCGGAACGGACGTCAACGGCGTCCTGACCCGGGCCGCCTTCACGGTGAGCGGAACTGTCCGCTTCGGCGTGGAAGCGCTCGACCGGGGGGCTGTGATCGCCGATCTGGCAGACGTTCGCGCCATGCTGAACATGCCCGGGGGAGCCTCCGAGATCCTCGCTTTCCTCAAGGACGACAACTATGAACCAGCCCGGGTGGAGGCCCTCCGCGACAGCTTCAACCTGCGTTTCAGCCAGGCAAACGATCAGGCTTCACCGCGGATGCTCACCATGGGCGAACAGAACGATCTGGGTTTTTTACTGGCGATGATGGGCAGCGTCTTTGGCGTAATGAGCTTTGTCTTCATCTTCATTCTCGGCATCGTGCTCTGGAATTCCGGCCTGATGAATGGCATCCGCCGCTACGGCGAATTCGGTGTGCGCCTGGCGGTGGGGGAATCCAAGCACCACCTGTACCGAAGTCTCTTACTTGAAGCGTTGATCATCGGTGTGATCGGCACCCTGATCGGGATATTGCTGGGAGTGGCCGGAAACTGGTATTTCAACCTCCACGGACTTGATACGACCGTCTTTGCGCGCAACACCACCCTGATGACCGAAGACGTAGTCTACACCGAGCTTCGGTTTGCAGACGCCCTGGCCAGCCTCATCCCCGGAGTGCTATCCACTCTGCTGGGAGCCGCTTTGGCTGGACGAGCCATTTACCGGCGCCAGACCTCGCAGCTCTTCAAGGAACTGGAAACATGA